A DNA window from Paenibacillus sp. HWE-109 contains the following coding sequences:
- a CDS encoding carbohydrate ABC transporter permease — translation MRVPNSRFRFEWFSVLNVSFLIIVSLICVLPLIHIIAISFSSSTAAAAGHVKLWPVDFTLASYKFTASREAFWQSMLVSLERIAIGTPLNLILTILVAFPLSKETKAFRMRMVYAWIFFITMLFHGGLIPWYSTLKQYNMLDTIWALVLPGAVPVFSVVLLLNFFREVPKELEEAAVMDGASYWTTLWKIYVPISKPALATLALFSMVEHWNSWFDGLLLMGDPSHYPLQSYIQTIVIQQNLTNISRDEAINMALISDRTLKASQIFLGSLPIILAYPFLQKYFVKGIVLGSVKG, via the coding sequence ATCCGGGTACCTAACAGTCGATTCCGATTCGAGTGGTTTTCCGTTCTGAATGTGTCCTTTCTGATTATCGTATCGTTAATTTGTGTCCTCCCGTTAATTCATATCATTGCTATCTCGTTTAGTTCAAGTACGGCAGCCGCAGCAGGTCATGTAAAATTGTGGCCGGTTGACTTTACATTAGCATCTTACAAGTTTACGGCTAGTCGGGAAGCGTTCTGGCAATCCATGCTTGTATCCTTGGAGCGCATCGCGATCGGGACGCCGTTAAATTTGATTTTAACCATCCTCGTTGCATTTCCTTTATCTAAGGAAACGAAGGCGTTTCGCATGCGAATGGTTTATGCTTGGATTTTCTTTATCACGATGCTTTTTCATGGTGGTTTGATCCCTTGGTACTCAACACTTAAGCAGTACAATATGCTGGATACGATTTGGGCGCTCGTGCTGCCCGGCGCGGTTCCCGTATTCAGTGTGGTCCTGCTGCTTAATTTCTTTCGAGAGGTGCCGAAGGAGCTGGAGGAGGCAGCAGTCATGGACGGTGCAAGCTATTGGACGACACTCTGGAAAATCTATGTGCCGATATCCAAGCCTGCTCTTGCAACGCTTGCTTTATTTTCCATGGTAGAACATTGGAACAGTTGGTTTGACGGCCTCCTGCTAATGGGAGACCCTAGTCATTACCCGCTGCAAAGCTATATTCAAACCATCGTCATTCAACAAAATTTAACGAATATATCACGTGACGAAGCCATAAATATGGCTCTCATTTCTGATCGGACGCTGAAAGCCTCACAGATCTTCTTGGGTTCCCTTCCCATTATCTTGGCGTATCCCTTCCTGCAGAAATATTTTGTTAAAGGGATTGTCCTTGGTAGCGTTAAGGGGTAA
- a CDS encoding ABC transporter permease produces MGIGKMWRELPLHLMMLPGLVLIVLFSYVPMAGIVIAFQKFIPAKGLFGDQRWVGLDNFRYVMNLPSFNQVLWNTLFISSLKLILGLIVPIIFAILLNELKNAVIKRSVQTTIYLPYFLSWVVLGGILIDILSPSTGIVNQLLGAFGLNKIFFLGDNHWFPFTLVSSDIWKNFGYGTIVYLAAITGIDPGLYESATIDGANRWHKIWHITIPGMRMVIVLLSVLSLGQLLNAGFDQVFNLYSPQVYESGDILDTFVYRIGLLDAQYGVATAVGLFKSLVSLILISSSYFVAYRFAKYRIF; encoded by the coding sequence ATGGGTATCGGGAAAATGTGGAGAGAGCTTCCGCTGCATCTGATGATGTTACCGGGATTAGTACTCATTGTGCTATTCTCATATGTCCCAATGGCGGGAATTGTCATTGCATTTCAAAAATTCATCCCTGCAAAGGGATTATTCGGTGACCAGCGATGGGTCGGGTTGGATAATTTCAGATATGTCATGAACCTGCCCAGCTTTAATCAGGTCCTGTGGAATACCCTCTTTATTTCAAGTCTTAAGCTTATTCTAGGCTTAATCGTGCCGATTATTTTCGCCATTCTTCTTAACGAATTGAAGAATGCGGTAATTAAAAGAAGCGTGCAAACCACCATTTATTTACCCTATTTCCTCTCTTGGGTTGTTCTAGGAGGGATACTTATTGATATTCTATCGCCTTCTACCGGTATTGTTAACCAATTATTAGGTGCCTTCGGTTTGAATAAGATATTTTTCCTTGGAGACAATCATTGGTTTCCGTTTACACTCGTATCATCGGATATATGGAAAAATTTTGGTTATGGAACTATCGTGTATTTGGCGGCTATCACGGGCATTGACCCTGGCTTATACGAATCTGCCACGATTGACGGCGCAAACCGCTGGCATAAGATATGGCATATCACGATTCCAGGGATGCGAATGGTCATTGTTTTGTTGTCAGTTCTCAGTTTAGGACAGCTTTTGAACGCAGGCTTCGATCAAGTGTTCAATTTATATAGCCCTCAGGTGTATGAAAGCGGCGATATTCTGGATACTTTTGTATATCGGATTGGATTATTGGATGCTCAATACGGTGTTGCAACGGCAGTCGGACTATTCAAATCACTAGTTTCGCTTATTTTGATTTCAAGTTCTTACTTTGTGGCGTATCGGTTTGCAAAATATAGAATCTTCTAG
- a CDS encoding extracellular solute-binding protein, producing the protein MKLNQHKMKALSVSLLAMTTLISACTSQNNPTSTEQKEAVSTAGNTDVKSANIEPLGKYDPPIEVSFVRNLNDVVENNVLGVLKGESFEDNRWTRLYKEQLGINIKNNWVVKGSDTSDQYLQKLNVTLASGDLPDVIPVNATQLKQLADSGQIEDMTALYEKYAAPLTKEILSQEGKSPFDAATIDGKLMAIPQVDSSLERAMFIWIRTDWLNKLGLQPPKTMADVQTISKAFAEKDPDGNGKKDTFGLGLNKALWGGAIGLEGFMAGYKAYPNMWITDASGKLMFGGIQPEVKKALQALQGMFKNGEIDQEFGIKDGGKVSEQIAAGKIGMEYGEQWNSIWPLQLNRNNDPNAQWRAFPIVSESGDTPKVPLRFSTSKFFAVKKGLKHPEAVIKLFNMHLEKNFGKTAEFDKYYAPPEAESVWQLSPVTPSPVKKNVEAFRAIDAARKANDFSTLKGEAKTIQGKIEAFNSGSKEGFALWGWERIYGPEGSEGVVDQYDKNNQFLMDKFVGAPTPTMVERKSTLEKLMNETYTKIIMGGSVDDFDKFVKDWTKLGGEQITKEVNEWYAATKK; encoded by the coding sequence ATGAAGCTAAACCAACACAAAATGAAAGCGTTGTCTGTTTCCTTACTTGCCATGACAACGCTCATATCGGCTTGCACCAGCCAGAACAATCCAACGAGTACTGAACAGAAAGAAGCAGTGAGCACAGCCGGAAATACTGATGTGAAAAGTGCAAATATAGAACCGCTGGGCAAGTATGATCCGCCGATTGAGGTATCGTTTGTCCGGAACCTCAACGATGTTGTTGAAAATAACGTACTCGGTGTGCTTAAAGGTGAATCGTTTGAAGATAACAGATGGACACGTCTATATAAGGAACAGCTCGGGATCAATATTAAAAATAACTGGGTCGTAAAGGGGAGCGATACTTCTGATCAGTATTTACAGAAACTGAATGTAACGCTGGCCTCTGGCGATCTGCCTGATGTTATTCCAGTGAACGCGACTCAGTTAAAGCAATTAGCAGATTCCGGCCAAATCGAAGATATGACAGCTTTATATGAGAAATATGCGGCTCCCCTAACCAAAGAGATCTTATCGCAAGAGGGAAAAAGCCCATTCGATGCTGCAACGATTGATGGCAAACTGATGGCGATCCCGCAGGTCGACTCCTCGCTTGAACGCGCTATGTTTATCTGGATTCGTACGGATTGGCTTAACAAATTAGGATTGCAGCCGCCAAAGACGATGGCTGATGTACAAACCATTTCAAAAGCATTTGCCGAGAAGGACCCGGATGGCAATGGGAAAAAGGATACATTTGGCCTCGGTTTAAACAAAGCTTTGTGGGGAGGAGCTATAGGGTTAGAGGGGTTCATGGCAGGGTATAAGGCTTATCCGAATATGTGGATTACCGATGCATCCGGAAAGCTGATGTTTGGCGGTATTCAGCCGGAAGTTAAGAAAGCGCTTCAAGCCCTTCAAGGTATGTTTAAGAATGGAGAAATTGATCAGGAATTCGGGATTAAAGATGGTGGCAAGGTATCTGAGCAAATAGCTGCTGGCAAGATCGGAATGGAGTATGGCGAACAGTGGAACTCCATCTGGCCGCTTCAATTGAACCGTAACAATGACCCGAATGCACAATGGCGGGCATTCCCGATCGTTTCGGAATCCGGCGATACACCTAAAGTTCCTTTGAGGTTCAGTACAAGCAAGTTTTTTGCGGTGAAAAAGGGTTTGAAGCATCCTGAGGCGGTTATCAAGCTGTTCAATATGCATCTGGAGAAAAACTTTGGCAAAACAGCGGAGTTTGACAAATACTATGCACCGCCGGAAGCAGAGAGCGTATGGCAGCTGTCGCCGGTAACTCCGAGTCCGGTAAAGAAAAATGTAGAGGCATTCAGAGCGATCGATGCGGCACGTAAAGCGAACGACTTCTCGACCCTGAAGGGAGAAGCTAAAACGATTCAAGGCAAAATAGAAGCTTTCAATTCGGGTTCAAAAGAAGGGTTTGCATTGTGGGGATGGGAACGCATTTATGGTCCGGAAGGCTCTGAAGGGGTCGTTGACCAGTACGATAAAAATAATCAATTCCTGATGGATAAATTCGTAGGCGCACCTACGCCAACGATGGTTGAGCGGAAATCGACTTTAGAAAAATTAATGAATGAGACATACACCAAAATTATTATGGGCGGCTCTGTAGATGATTTCGATAAGTTTGTGAAAGACTGGACTAAGCTAGGCGGCGAGCAAATTACGAAAGAAGTCAATGAATGGTATGCAGCAACGAAGAAGTAG
- a CDS encoding sensor histidine kinase, whose translation MINRQPFTLRNTIFLRLLSTFLLIMLPILLFGVYLYNWIVQTASEDISKTAVSQLTFYVNDLEKEIERMKLLQFGVIEDEDLNELTLTWDTMDVFKRTEKINALRKRLYAIQNSSPYIKNVSAHIYPIFKTISSANGPSEFDTERYNGLRSDLSSRNKQIIEWNGGLFVSAAKQGVTNGNQPLFIIEIELDQERLQEALDQFNTYPGSGTLMTKENTSVILTSGSLERLWKDIPATIVQIKQNPVHNTGTFTISGSRYYTATASSDYLNISIYRFIPEQIIKKPLDKFYLWAWLFIFVAIVIIAIYAFSTYKFIHKPLLTLVKSFRRMENGDLDVNIQHESKDELGYLYGRFNQMVTNLGSLIDQVYKQKIMTQRAELKQLQSQINPHFLYNSFFILRTMAKIGDVERIGQFVTQLGEYFQFVTRNASDEVLLKQEIHHARMYTEIQELRFSRRIRVQFDALPREIEQMSVPRLIVQPIIENAFEHSLEQMKRSGYIMIRFELEEAEIRIIVEDNGDSLTDETLERISDTLDNGDEHAETTGLVNIHRRVKMTFGEAYGLRISRSELGGLKGIISIPFKGGYAHD comes from the coding sequence TTGATCAACCGTCAGCCATTCACTTTGCGGAACACGATTTTCCTTCGACTACTCAGTACTTTTTTGCTTATTATGCTGCCCATTTTATTATTTGGCGTCTACCTGTATAACTGGATCGTCCAGACGGCAAGCGAAGACATCTCCAAAACGGCAGTATCCCAACTAACCTTCTATGTAAACGATCTTGAGAAAGAGATAGAACGGATGAAGTTGCTGCAGTTTGGCGTTATCGAGGATGAAGATCTCAATGAACTGACGCTGACCTGGGACACGATGGATGTGTTTAAACGCACTGAAAAAATTAACGCGCTGCGAAAACGTCTCTATGCAATTCAAAACAGCAGTCCTTATATTAAAAATGTAAGTGCTCATATTTATCCGATATTCAAAACGATTTCATCCGCCAATGGCCCAAGCGAATTTGATACCGAACGGTACAATGGCTTGCGCTCGGATTTAAGCAGTAGGAATAAACAGATTATTGAGTGGAATGGCGGATTATTTGTAAGTGCCGCGAAACAGGGAGTGACCAATGGAAATCAACCATTGTTCATCATTGAAATCGAACTGGATCAAGAGAGACTACAGGAGGCGTTAGACCAGTTCAACACATATCCCGGAAGCGGAACATTGATGACCAAGGAGAATACCAGTGTTATTCTGACGAGTGGATCTTTAGAGCGCTTATGGAAGGATATACCAGCGACCATTGTACAAATAAAACAAAATCCAGTTCATAATACGGGGACCTTTACCATCTCGGGAAGCCGCTATTATACCGCAACTGCAAGCTCTGATTATTTAAATATTTCTATTTACCGGTTTATCCCAGAGCAAATTATTAAGAAGCCGCTGGACAAGTTTTATCTGTGGGCATGGTTATTTATTTTCGTTGCTATTGTCATCATTGCCATTTATGCATTCTCCACCTACAAATTTATTCACAAACCGTTGTTAACGCTAGTTAAAAGCTTTCGGCGTATGGAAAATGGAGATCTGGATGTGAACATCCAGCACGAGTCTAAGGATGAGCTCGGTTACTTGTATGGCCGATTTAACCAGATGGTCACCAATCTTGGTTCTTTGATCGATCAAGTGTATAAGCAGAAAATCATGACACAACGGGCGGAGTTGAAGCAGCTTCAATCGCAGATTAATCCACATTTTCTATACAACAGTTTCTTTATCTTGAGAACGATGGCGAAGATTGGAGACGTTGAACGAATCGGACAGTTCGTCACACAGCTTGGTGAATATTTTCAATTTGTTACCAGGAATGCTTCAGATGAAGTGCTGTTGAAACAAGAAATTCACCATGCCAGAATGTACACGGAGATTCAGGAACTACGCTTCTCACGGCGTATCCGGGTGCAATTCGACGCTCTACCGCGGGAAATTGAACAGATGTCAGTACCACGTTTAATTGTGCAGCCCATTATCGAGAATGCATTTGAACACAGTTTGGAACAAATGAAACGCAGTGGATACATTATGATTCGCTTCGAGTTGGAAGAGGCTGAGATACGTATTATTGTGGAAGATAATGGTGATAGCTTGACGGATGAGACACTGGAACGTATCTCTGATACGCTGGATAATGGTGATGAACATGCGGAGACAACAGGCTTAGTGAATATTCACCGCCGTGTCAAAATGACATTCGGTGAAGCATATGGTCTACGAATAAGCCGAAGCGAGCTCGGGGGATTGAAAGGTATCATTTCTATTCCTTTTAAAGGTGGTTATGCTCATGATTAG
- a CDS encoding fumarylacetoacetate hydrolase family protein: MKIIRFINEGLSQLAAVDDEGQIFVLLQSDFLALIQEADEKEMSPLELVLKMIEGREALTCQVDQLELLVPIEAPEVWAAGVTYERSRDARNYEATEGRLDALTFYDKVYDAVRPEIFFKSTAARTVGPGGEVQLRSDSVWQVPEPELGLVLNAMGKIVGYTIGNDMSCRDIEGENPLYLPQAKVWKRSCSLGPAIRLAETVDDPYNFQITSRIYRNGEKAVEGTANTNQLKRKLDELTEFLIRDNELFDGTVLLTGTCIVPPNEFTLAHGDRIEIEISGIGKLVNHVVGAGS; the protein is encoded by the coding sequence ATGAAAATTATTCGTTTTATAAATGAAGGGCTTTCACAACTAGCTGCAGTTGATGACGAAGGGCAAATTTTCGTATTGCTGCAAAGCGATTTTTTAGCTTTGATTCAAGAAGCTGACGAAAAAGAGATGTCACCGCTCGAGTTGGTTTTGAAAATGATCGAAGGCCGTGAAGCGCTAACATGTCAAGTAGATCAGCTGGAGCTACTCGTTCCAATTGAAGCACCAGAAGTATGGGCTGCTGGGGTTACCTATGAGCGAAGCAGAGACGCACGGAATTATGAGGCGACCGAAGGCAGACTGGATGCCTTGACCTTTTATGATAAAGTTTATGACGCTGTGCGCCCGGAGATTTTTTTTAAATCCACGGCTGCTCGAACGGTAGGTCCAGGCGGCGAAGTACAACTCCGAAGCGATTCCGTGTGGCAGGTGCCAGAACCTGAGTTAGGTCTTGTTCTAAACGCTATGGGGAAAATTGTAGGATACACCATTGGCAATGATATGAGCTGCCGGGATATTGAAGGCGAGAATCCGCTCTACCTGCCTCAGGCCAAAGTATGGAAGCGTTCCTGCTCTCTGGGACCAGCGATCCGTTTAGCCGAAACGGTAGACGACCCTTACAACTTTCAGATTACAAGCCGAATATATCGCAATGGGGAAAAAGCTGTCGAGGGAACGGCTAATACCAATCAGCTAAAACGAAAGCTTGATGAATTGACCGAATTTTTAATTCGGGATAATGAATTATTTGACGGGACCGTGCTTCTGACAGGAACGTGTATTGTGCCGCCTAACGAGTTTACACTCGCTCACGGAGACCGGATCGAAATTGAGATTAGCGGTATTGGGAAACTTGTTAATCATGTTGTAGGTGCAGGAAGCTAA
- a CDS encoding YjhG/YagF family D-xylonate dehydratase, translating into MTEQLISIMVNENNNLFTIRTHTQGPKGSLPLTKEMLLHAPSGELFGLTQNVGMGWKPSRLKGKQYLLLSTQGGIRKEDGSPVALGYHTGHWEVGLLTQAAAEVITESGGVPFAGYVSDPCDGRSQGTEGMFDSLPYRNDAAIVFRRLIRSLPTRKGVLGVATCDKGLPAMMIALAGMHELPCVIVPGGVTLPPTEGEDAGKIQTIGARYANGEISLEDAADLGCRACATPGGGCQFLGTAATSQVIAEAMGMTVPHAALAPSGQPVWEEMARQSARAMMTLEEKGIRMKDILTEASIHNAMVVHAAFGGSTNLLLHIPAFAHSAGLPIPSVQDWIRINKAVPRLVSVLPNGPDYHPTVRVFLAGGVPEVMLHLRRLGVLKENALTVTGETLGTVLDWWETSERRGRMRSLLMEIDGIDPDYVIMNPERAKERGLTSTVTFPTGNLAPEGSVIKSTAIDPSTIGEDGVYRHRGNAKVFTSEKAAISAIKKGGIQAGDIMVLIGRGPLGTGMEETYQLTSALKHLPFGKYVSLITDARFSGVSTGACIGHVGPEALAGGPIGKLRDGDTIDIVVDRNRLEGSIHFLGDGGKLLSPEEGARVLAARDPHPELASDEKLPADTRLWAALQSVSGGTWAGSVYDVDRILAVLEAGTKALAVQNN; encoded by the coding sequence ATGACAGAGCAATTAATATCGATTATGGTAAATGAAAATAACAATTTGTTTACAATCCGTACGCACACGCAAGGCCCAAAAGGCTCATTGCCACTAACAAAAGAAATGTTATTGCATGCTCCAAGCGGAGAATTGTTCGGACTTACCCAAAATGTTGGGATGGGGTGGAAACCGTCTCGCCTGAAGGGTAAACAGTATCTGTTGTTAAGCACGCAAGGGGGGATACGTAAGGAAGACGGGAGTCCAGTTGCACTCGGCTATCATACCGGTCACTGGGAGGTTGGCCTGCTGACGCAGGCCGCTGCAGAGGTGATCACAGAAAGCGGAGGGGTTCCTTTCGCCGGATATGTGAGCGACCCTTGCGACGGTAGGTCCCAGGGCACGGAAGGCATGTTTGACTCTCTTCCTTACCGCAACGATGCAGCGATCGTTTTCCGGCGTCTTATCCGCTCCTTGCCTACACGGAAAGGAGTGCTCGGTGTGGCGACCTGCGACAAGGGACTGCCTGCCATGATGATTGCTCTCGCCGGGATGCACGAGCTCCCTTGCGTAATTGTGCCCGGCGGAGTGACATTGCCTCCCACGGAGGGCGAAGATGCCGGGAAAATCCAAACCATAGGTGCAAGGTATGCTAATGGCGAAATCAGCCTAGAAGATGCTGCCGACCTCGGCTGCCGGGCCTGTGCCACACCGGGCGGAGGCTGCCAGTTTCTTGGAACGGCAGCTACTTCGCAGGTCATTGCAGAGGCTATGGGCATGACGGTGCCTCACGCTGCGCTTGCACCATCAGGACAGCCCGTATGGGAAGAGATGGCCAGGCAGTCGGCCCGCGCGATGATGACGCTAGAGGAAAAGGGAATCCGGATGAAGGATATATTGACCGAAGCGTCCATCCACAATGCGATGGTTGTTCATGCGGCCTTCGGCGGATCGACCAATTTATTGCTGCATATCCCTGCTTTCGCTCACTCGGCAGGACTGCCCATTCCGTCTGTTCAAGATTGGATTCGTATCAATAAAGCCGTACCAAGGCTAGTCAGCGTATTGCCGAATGGTCCGGATTATCATCCGACTGTGCGCGTGTTTTTGGCCGGAGGGGTACCGGAAGTGATGCTGCATCTCCGACGTTTGGGGGTACTGAAAGAAAATGCGTTGACCGTAACCGGTGAAACGCTGGGTACTGTATTGGATTGGTGGGAAACGAGCGAGCGCCGAGGGCGGATGAGAAGTCTGCTCATGGAAATAGATGGCATCGATCCGGATTACGTAATTATGAATCCAGAACGTGCCAAAGAAAGGGGGTTGACCTCGACGGTTACGTTTCCTACTGGGAATCTGGCTCCGGAAGGTTCGGTGATTAAATCGACGGCGATAGACCCTTCAACTATTGGAGAGGATGGGGTATACCGCCATCGGGGCAATGCCAAGGTGTTTACCTCGGAGAAAGCGGCTATCTCGGCAATAAAGAAAGGCGGCATTCAAGCCGGAGATATTATGGTGTTGATTGGGCGCGGACCATTGGGGACCGGGATGGAGGAGACTTATCAACTAACCTCAGCACTAAAGCATTTGCCGTTCGGCAAATACGTGTCCTTAATTACCGACGCCCGGTTTTCGGGTGTATCCACAGGTGCCTGCATCGGTCATGTTGGACCTGAAGCGCTAGCTGGAGGTCCAATTGGTAAACTGCGGGATGGAGATACAATCGACATCGTAGTTGACCGAAATCGTTTGGAAGGCAGCATTCATTTTCTAGGCGATGGTGGCAAATTGCTGTCCCCAGAAGAAGGAGCCCGTGTGCTTGCTGCCCGCGACCCTCACCCAGAGCTCGCCTCTGACGAAAAACTACCAGCAGATACTCGTTTATGGGCTGCCTTACAGTCTGTCAGCGGTGGAACCTGGGCAGGGAGTGTTTATGATGTGGATCGAATTCTCGCTGTATTGGAAGCAGGTACAAAAGCATTGGCTGTGCAGAACAATTAG
- the gucD gene encoding alpha-ketoglutaric semialdehyde dehydrogenase GucD, translating into MTSVFVGGQTYLNYINGEWCAAGAGQTVPSINPAKRTEVVGYVQLSSLEELNQAVASAKAAQQGWRKLSGSARGDYLFKAANALERRIDEIAETMTREMGKTLPEAKGETARGIAILRYYAGEGMRKIGDVIPSTDSEALMFTTRVPLGVVGVISPWNFPVAIPIWKMAPALIYGNTVVLKPAQETAVTAAKVVECIAEAGLPAGVLNMVTGSGSVIGQGLAEHPDVNGITFTGSNQVGKRVGQAALARGAKYQLEMGGKNPIIIAEDADLDLAVDATISGGIRSTGQKCTATSRVIVLRVVYEAFKEKLLIKLKGITVGHGLDAGTWLGPCANENQLRTVQSYIQKGIEEGADLIFGGASPDHPDLAEGFYIQPTVFDKVTSEMAIAREEIFGPILALIQVESMEEAIQLANDSDYGLSASIYTQSISNILLFIQDMDAGLIRINSETAGVELQAPFGGMKQSSSHSREQGQAAIEFYTSIKTVFLKA; encoded by the coding sequence ATGACATCCGTATTTGTTGGAGGGCAAACTTATTTAAACTATATAAACGGTGAATGGTGTGCAGCCGGCGCTGGGCAAACTGTTCCCAGCATAAACCCAGCTAAAAGAACTGAAGTCGTGGGCTATGTCCAATTGTCGTCATTGGAGGAATTGAACCAAGCCGTTGCTTCCGCCAAAGCGGCGCAGCAAGGTTGGAGGAAGCTATCGGGATCGGCGAGAGGGGATTATCTGTTTAAAGCGGCCAATGCACTTGAGAGACGCATCGATGAAATTGCCGAGACGATGACACGGGAAATGGGCAAAACATTGCCGGAAGCAAAGGGCGAAACTGCACGAGGGATCGCAATCTTGCGCTACTATGCCGGGGAGGGGATGCGGAAAATCGGGGATGTGATTCCCTCCACGGATAGCGAAGCGCTGATGTTTACGACCCGTGTGCCCCTTGGGGTTGTCGGAGTTATTTCACCTTGGAATTTTCCAGTGGCGATTCCAATATGGAAAATGGCGCCAGCCTTAATCTATGGCAATACGGTTGTGCTGAAGCCTGCTCAGGAGACAGCCGTAACGGCTGCCAAAGTCGTTGAATGCATCGCTGAAGCGGGACTTCCTGCAGGTGTATTAAATATGGTAACAGGCAGCGGATCTGTGATTGGGCAAGGTCTTGCAGAGCATCCGGATGTAAACGGAATTACGTTTACCGGCTCCAATCAAGTTGGCAAACGGGTCGGTCAAGCAGCACTAGCCAGAGGGGCGAAATATCAGCTTGAGATGGGAGGGAAAAATCCGATCATTATCGCTGAGGATGCCGATTTGGATTTGGCTGTCGACGCGACGATCAGTGGCGGAATCCGTTCGACAGGACAGAAATGCACGGCAACAAGCCGTGTCATTGTATTGCGTGTTGTGTATGAAGCTTTCAAAGAAAAACTATTGATCAAATTAAAAGGTATAACAGTTGGTCACGGTTTGGATGCCGGTACATGGCTGGGCCCTTGCGCCAACGAAAATCAGCTGCGAACGGTGCAGTCCTACATTCAGAAAGGGATAGAGGAAGGAGCGGATCTTATATTCGGTGGAGCATCACCGGATCACCCGGATCTCGCCGAAGGCTTCTACATTCAGCCCACCGTGTTCGATAAAGTAACTTCGGAAATGGCGATTGCCCGGGAAGAAATATTCGGCCCGATACTTGCGCTAATTCAGGTCGAATCCATGGAAGAAGCCATTCAACTGGCTAACGATTCGGATTATGGTCTGAGCGCTTCTATTTACACGCAAAGCATAAGCAATATTCTTTTGTTTATTCAAGATATGGACGCCGGTTTAATAAGAATTAATTCCGAGACAGCCGGAGTAGAGCTGCAGGCTCCGTTCGGCGGAATGAAGCAGTCTAGCTCTCATTCGCGCGAGCAAGGCCAGGCGGCGATTGAATTTTACACATCGATAAAAACGGTATTTCTCAAAGCGTAA